From Streptomyces sp. NBC_00775, one genomic window encodes:
- a CDS encoding serine/threonine-protein kinase → MYTGRASGLVGAQIAGYRVEREIGRGGMAVVYCARDLHLDRTVALKLLAPEMVRNETFRRRFTYESRVAAAIDHPHIVPIFEAGETDGVLYIAMRYVPGLDLRALLDRDGPLPVETALRIAAQVASALDAAHEHDLVHRDVKPGNILVARGTDSDHPEHVYLTDFGLTKKSLSLTGFTTVGEFVGTLDYVAPEQISGRPVDGRCDLYSLACVVYETLAGGPPFQRDDDIALLWAHQYDSPPALSERRPGTAPGMDDVLARALAKVPEDRYGSCLEFVAALRAAAGSAGGDAHPPARAGRGSAGAAQPAGLPPEPPLWARPVFARSSGY, encoded by the coding sequence GTGTATACGGGGCGGGCTTCGGGTTTGGTGGGGGCGCAGATTGCGGGGTACCGGGTGGAGCGTGAGATCGGGCGGGGGGGTATGGCGGTGGTGTATTGCGCGCGGGATCTGCATCTGGACCGCACGGTGGCGCTGAAGCTGCTGGCTCCGGAAATGGTCCGCAATGAGACGTTCCGCCGGCGTTTCACGTATGAATCGCGGGTGGCGGCTGCGATTGACCATCCGCATATTGTGCCGATTTTTGAGGCCGGTGAGACGGATGGTGTCCTGTATATCGCCATGCGTTATGTGCCGGGGCTGGATCTGCGGGCTTTGCTTGACCGGGACGGCCCGTTGCCAGTGGAGACGGCGCTGCGTATTGCGGCTCAGGTGGCGTCGGCGCTTGATGCGGCGCATGAGCATGATCTGGTGCACCGGGATGTCAAGCCCGGGAATATTCTGGTGGCCCGGGGCACGGACAGTGATCATCCCGAGCACGTGTATCTCACGGATTTCGGGCTGACGAAGAAATCGCTGTCGTTGACCGGGTTTACCACGGTGGGCGAGTTCGTCGGCACGCTGGATTATGTGGCACCGGAGCAGATTTCGGGCCGTCCGGTGGACGGCCGGTGTGATCTGTACAGCCTGGCCTGCGTCGTCTACGAGACCCTCGCGGGCGGGCCGCCTTTCCAGCGGGATGACGACATCGCGCTGCTGTGGGCGCATCAGTACGATTCTCCGCCTGCTCTGAGTGAGAGGCGGCCGGGCACTGCGCCGGGGATGGACGATGTGCTGGCCCGGGCGCTGGCGAAGGTTCCCGAGGACCGTTACGGCTCCTGCCTGGAATTCGTGGCGGCTCTGCGCGCCGCTGCGGGGAGTGCCGGCGGGGATGCGCATCCGCCGGCGCGGGCGGGCCGTGGCTCTGCCGGGGCCGCGCAGCCTGCCGGGCTGCCCCCGGAGCCGCCGCTGTGGGCCCGGCCGGTCTTTGCCCGTTCGTCCGGTTACTGA
- a CDS encoding DUF1259 domain-containing protein → MADKPQQDTRSRLTASRRRVLAAAALAPILTGVPAGARALSAGPEDRALVEPVMTKLADWADVGEALGRPGDMRRFMYHTGLPRRDLTVFSRGIRINPALALGTHVSFVRYADHSTLLMGDAVVTERELQHFSDVLQQHGIMQTAIHKHLLAHEPDVWWVHLHAHGHDPVTVARGLRAAFDCTGTPPAEPTTPSLPVDLDTAAIDAAMGVKGAADGEIYKCTYVRRETVADGPVILPPGLGATTSVNFQPLGGGRAALSGDLVMIAKEVQPVLVALRRGGVELVEVHHHNLTDEPRLFFVHYWAVGDAVSLAKAIRRAVDTTNVVPMPGGAG, encoded by the coding sequence ATGGCTGACAAGCCGCAGCAGGACACCCGCTCCCGACTCACCGCGTCCCGGCGCCGCGTGCTGGCCGCGGCCGCCCTTGCGCCCATACTCACTGGTGTGCCTGCCGGGGCCCGCGCCCTGTCCGCCGGACCGGAGGACCGCGCCCTGGTCGAACCGGTGATGACCAAGCTGGCGGACTGGGCGGACGTGGGCGAGGCTCTCGGCCGACCCGGTGACATGAGACGGTTCATGTACCACACGGGCCTGCCGCGCCGGGACCTTACGGTCTTCTCCCGCGGCATCCGGATCAACCCCGCGCTCGCCCTGGGCACGCACGTGTCCTTCGTCCGGTACGCAGACCACAGCACGCTTTTGATGGGCGACGCCGTGGTCACCGAGCGCGAACTGCAGCACTTCAGCGACGTCCTGCAGCAGCATGGGATCATGCAGACCGCCATCCACAAGCACCTGCTCGCCCATGAGCCGGATGTCTGGTGGGTTCATCTGCACGCCCACGGCCACGATCCGGTCACCGTCGCCCGCGGTCTGCGCGCCGCATTCGACTGCACCGGCACCCCGCCCGCCGAACCCACCACCCCCTCGCTGCCCGTCGACCTGGACACCGCCGCGATCGACGCCGCCATGGGCGTCAAGGGCGCCGCCGACGGCGAGATCTACAAGTGCACCTATGTCCGCCGCGAGACCGTCGCCGACGGCCCTGTGATCCTGCCTCCGGGACTGGGCGCCACCACCTCCGTCAACTTTCAGCCGCTCGGCGGCGGAAGGGCCGCCCTCAGCGGTGACCTGGTCATGATCGCCAAGGAGGTCCAGCCCGTCCTCGTGGCCCTGCGGCGCGGTGGCGTCGAACTCGTCGAGGTGCACCACCACAACCTCACCGACGAACCACGCCTGTTCTTCGTCCACTACTGGGCCGTCGGCGATGCCGTCAGCCTCGCCAAGGCCATTCGCCGGGCCGTGGACACCACCAACGTCGTACCCATGCCCGGAGGAGCCGGCTGA
- a CDS encoding cytochrome P450 gives MTADNETSICPFDFSEALEFDPALADLMHRDSPARIRLPYGDADAWLVTGFDSVKQVTTDHRLSRAAVIGHDYPRLTPEPIVSPESINVMDPPHSSRVRQLASQAFTQQQVDGMRSRITWLADVLLDEMEEQGPPADLVQHLSDPLPQHTILDLLGVEREEWPQMQESVRQMLAVGADSKEAAASAKADLTAYFAKLVEQRRNSPGNDLISVMAAARDGEDQLDDRELAVMALTLTLSGQDTATCQISDIAYLLLTRPELMEHLRRRPKTLNDVLQEMLRHIPFRKGVGIPRVALEDVELDGVRIRAGDFVHVSYLTANRDPERFPDSHVLDPDRPYQPHMTFGWGGHRCIAVPLAMAELEVAIGRLLERFPGLRLAVPPEEVRWDTETIRRFPLELPVTW, from the coding sequence ATGACCGCCGACAACGAGACAAGCATCTGCCCGTTCGACTTCAGCGAAGCCCTGGAGTTCGACCCTGCGCTCGCGGACCTGATGCACCGCGATTCCCCCGCACGCATCCGGCTTCCCTACGGCGATGCGGACGCCTGGCTGGTCACCGGCTTCGACTCCGTCAAGCAGGTGACCACCGACCACCGGCTCAGCCGGGCCGCCGTCATCGGCCACGACTACCCCCGGCTGACGCCGGAGCCCATCGTCTCGCCCGAATCGATCAACGTGATGGACCCGCCGCACAGCAGCCGCGTCCGCCAGCTGGCCTCGCAGGCCTTCACCCAGCAGCAGGTCGACGGGATGCGGAGCCGGATCACCTGGCTCGCGGACGTCCTGCTGGACGAGATGGAGGAGCAGGGCCCGCCGGCGGACCTGGTCCAGCACCTCTCCGACCCGCTTCCCCAGCACACCATCCTGGACCTCCTCGGCGTCGAACGGGAGGAATGGCCCCAGATGCAGGAGTCCGTGCGCCAGATGCTCGCCGTCGGCGCGGACAGCAAGGAGGCCGCGGCGAGCGCCAAGGCCGATCTGACGGCCTACTTCGCCAAACTCGTCGAGCAGCGCCGGAACTCACCCGGCAACGACCTCATCAGCGTGATGGCCGCAGCGCGGGACGGCGAGGACCAGCTTGACGACAGGGAACTGGCGGTCATGGCACTGACGCTGACACTCAGCGGCCAGGACACGGCGACGTGCCAGATCAGCGACATCGCGTATCTGCTCCTGACGCGTCCCGAGCTGATGGAACACCTCAGGCGCCGGCCAAAGACCCTGAATGACGTCCTGCAGGAGATGCTCCGCCACATCCCGTTCCGCAAGGGGGTCGGTATCCCCCGGGTGGCCCTTGAGGACGTGGAGCTGGACGGCGTACGGATCCGGGCGGGCGACTTCGTCCACGTGTCGTATCTGACGGCCAACCGTGACCCGGAGCGCTTCCCGGACTCGCACGTCCTCGACCCCGACCGGCCCTACCAGCCGCACATGACGTTCGGCTGGGGCGGACACCGGTGCATCGCCGTGCCCTTGGCCATGGCGGAGCTGGAAGTGGCGATCGGGCGCCTCCTGGAGCGCTTCCCCGGGCTGAGGCTTGCGGTGCCGCCGGAGGAAGTGCGGTGGGACACGGAGACGATCCGGCGGTTTCCGCTGGAGCTGCCGGTGACCTGGTAG
- a CDS encoding RNA-guided endonuclease InsQ/TnpB family protein, translating to MQLRYSFRLYPDSDQRAALARAFGCARVVFNDAVRAREDARTAGEAFPAAGKLSKKLITAAKQTASRAWLGEVSSVVLQQALRDAEAAYRNFFASLKGERRGAKMGAPRFKSRKDRRQSIRFTANARWSITDNGRLNLPKIGAVPVKWSRALPTQPSSVTVIKDAAGRYFASFVIDTNPHTDATRMPDTDQMVGIDLGLAHFAVLSDGRVIDSPRFLRRAEKKLKKAQRELSRKQKGSKNREKARLKVARAHAKVTDARKEFHHQLSTQLIRDNQAIGVEDLAVKGLARTRLAKSVHDAGWAQFVAMLDYKAVRYGRTLVKIGRFEPTSQVCSECGVKDGPKPLHVRSWTCAACGAVHDRDHNAAINVKTAAGLAVAACGAQVRPGLVLAQREETGSHGFSPEPRAA from the coding sequence ATGCAGCTTCGGTACAGCTTCCGCCTGTACCCGGACTCCGACCAACGCGCCGCGCTGGCGCGGGCGTTCGGGTGCGCCCGCGTCGTGTTCAACGACGCCGTGCGCGCCCGCGAGGACGCCCGGACAGCGGGCGAGGCCTTCCCGGCGGCCGGCAAGTTGTCCAAGAAGTTGATCACCGCTGCGAAGCAGACCGCTTCACGGGCCTGGCTGGGTGAGGTCTCCTCGGTGGTGCTCCAGCAGGCGCTGCGCGACGCGGAGGCCGCCTACCGGAACTTCTTCGCCTCCCTCAAGGGCGAGCGCCGGGGCGCGAAGATGGGTGCGCCCCGGTTCAAGTCCCGCAAGGACAGGCGGCAGTCGATCCGCTTCACGGCCAACGCCCGCTGGTCGATCACCGACAACGGGCGGCTGAACCTGCCGAAGATCGGGGCCGTGCCGGTGAAGTGGTCACGAGCTCTGCCCACCCAGCCCTCCTCGGTCACCGTGATCAAGGACGCGGCCGGACGGTACTTCGCCTCCTTCGTCATCGACACCAACCCGCACACCGACGCCACCCGGATGCCCGACACCGACCAGATGGTCGGCATCGACCTCGGCCTGGCCCATTTCGCGGTCCTGTCCGACGGCCGCGTGATCGACTCCCCCAGGTTTCTGCGCCGCGCGGAGAAGAAACTCAAGAAGGCCCAGCGGGAGCTGTCCCGCAAACAGAAAGGCAGCAAGAACCGCGAGAAGGCCCGCCTCAAGGTCGCCCGCGCCCACGCGAAGGTGACCGACGCGCGCAAAGAATTCCACCACCAGCTCTCCACTCAGCTGATCCGCGACAATCAAGCGATCGGTGTGGAAGACCTGGCGGTCAAAGGACTCGCGCGCACCAGACTGGCCAAGAGTGTGCATGATGCGGGCTGGGCGCAGTTCGTGGCCATGCTGGATTACAAAGCGGTCAGGTACGGCCGGACCCTGGTCAAGATCGGCCGGTTCGAGCCCACCAGCCAGGTCTGCTCGGAGTGCGGGGTCAAGGACGGCCCCAAGCCCCTGCACGTACGCTCATGGACCTGTGCCGCGTGCGGTGCGGTCCATGACCGGGACCACAACGCCGCGATCAACGTGAAAACGGCCGCCGGACTGGCGGTTGCAGCCTGTGGAGCGCAGGTAAGACCAGGACTCGTCCTGGCACAGCGCGAAGAAACAGGAAGCCACGGATTCTCTCCCGAACCCCGTGCCGCGTAG
- a CDS encoding transcriptional regulator, translating to MTTPRFDELIHPSTRLSIVSLLAAADWADFGYLRDQLALSDSALSKQLSTLEQAGYVTVDRSIRRRVRARLTTDGRAAFQGHVAALQAIVATANAPSTGPAGDRPHN from the coding sequence ATGACGACGCCACGGTTCGACGAGCTGATCCATCCCAGCACCCGGCTGTCCATCGTCTCCCTGCTTGCGGCCGCCGACTGGGCCGACTTCGGCTACCTTCGCGACCAGCTCGCTCTATCCGACTCCGCACTGTCCAAACAGCTCTCGACGCTGGAGCAGGCCGGCTACGTCACAGTCGACCGCTCCATCAGACGCCGTGTACGGGCCCGCCTGACCACCGACGGTCGAGCCGCCTTCCAGGGCCACGTAGCCGCGCTGCAGGCCATCGTGGCCACCGCGAACGCCCCGTCCACCGGCCCCGCCGGCGACCGGCCACACAACTGA